GTACTGCTATCGCGTCAAGGCCGAGAAGACCGCTGCCTGCACCACCGGCTGGGAGACGCTCTACTCGAACATCGGCTGCGCCACGACCATTTCGGCACAACCCCGGACCCTTGCCGCCTCTGCCGTCAATGCCTTCAAGATCCAGCTGACATGGGATGATATGGCTTCGGACGAGGATGGCTACGAAATCGAAGTAAAGGCATGGAACGGCAAGTGGGTTAAGACGGCCACGGTCGGTGCCGATGTCACTGTCTACACCGACAACCTCGGCCTGGATCCGCTCAAGACCTATACCTACCGGGTGCGGGCATTCCGGGGAAGCGACAAATCTCCCTACAGCAACGAAGCCGCGGCGACGACACCGGCCTATGTGCCGGGAGACAGCAACTGCAGGTAGGATGGGCCGTTCTTGGTCATTCAGGGGGGAAGTTATGATGAAAATCAGGCTGCTGACAGCGATTCTCTGCATGTTTGCGGCGAGTGTTGCCGTTGCGGCCGGACCGGTCCCGACCGGCACGGTGAGCGGAAAGTTTCTGGGGGAGGGGAAGGTTCCTCTGTCCAAAGGATCGGTAGTGCTGTTCAGGCGCGGTTCCGGCCCTCCGCCGGCCCCCGACAGGTACTGGCTGGTTCCCGATCATGTGGAAACCATGGATGATGACGGCCGTTTCACCGTCACGGTCGAAGAGGGGACATACTTCCTTGCGGCAATCAAGCGGAACGACCATCTGGAGATCGGCCCTCCCCGTGCTGGCGAGTTATTCCTGATTGCCGCCGACGACAAGGGGAAGCTTCTGACGTTCGACGTCAAGGGGAACGGGGCGGTTAACGTCGGCACCATCGGCGGCGCCCGTCCCATCAGCAAGGAAACGGGGATGATGCGCCCCGGCGCCACTGCCATCGAAGGACGTCTTGTGGATGGCGAGGGGAAGCCCGTTGAGGGTGCCGTCGTATTCGCCTTCACATCCCAGGAAATGCAGGGGAAGCCGCTCTACGTTTCGGAACGCTCCGACAGCTATGGGAAGTATCTTCTGCGGGTGGCCGAGGGGGGGAAGTATTATTTGAGGGTCAGGAGCGCCTATGGCGGAGGCGCGCCCGATGAAGGGTCGATTTTCGCGACCCTTGGGGGGGACGTCCCCGCGGCAGTCAGCGTGACCTCCGGCGAAGTGCTGAAAGATGTTGCCATCCCCGTTGGCCGTTTCGAGCGGCCCATCAAGGGGAAGGGAAAACGATAAAGCCGGCGGCAGCCATCGGGCCGCCGTCCTGTCGTAAAATATGCCGCGGCGGGGTCAGCGTCCCTGGAACGGAGAGGATAACGATACGCTGATGGTTCTTCCCCCCTGGGAGAACTTGACGCGCCGCTCCCCGATCTCCACGACCCGTGCGCCGGCGACCTCGGCCCCTTCGCCCACGAGGTTACCGTTCACCACGGCGCGCCGCAGGCTCCGCTCATCCTGCCAGGCAATGCCTGACACGGTCAGGTTCGCTCCCGGATATTCGGAAGATGACGGTTGCTCCACTGCCAATGGGCGCTGTACCGGCCTCGGTGCCGGCATGGCGGCGGGGGCGGGCGGCGGTGCCGGTGCCGACGGTTCTGATACCGCCGGTTGTACAGCCGGTGCCGGAGGCAATGATGGTGGCGGAAGCTCGGATGGGGCTATTGCTTCGGCGGGAGCGGCCTCGCTGCGGGGAGCCGCCGGGGATTGTTCAGGCAGCTTCGGTTCCGCTCCCTTTTTCAGTGCGATGCCGCCACCGGCTCCCGCCGCCAGAAGGACTACGCCCGCGGCAATGAGGAAAAACGGCTTGCCCCATGGCCGACGGTTAGGTTCAATCCGGGAGCGCCCCAACACCTCGGGGCGCAGATCTATTCCCCCACCCTGTCGAGCCTTGCGCTCCTGTTCCATTTTCCTCAGTGCATCGAGTATCAGGCTCATCTGTTGTGCTCCTCGTTCATGGGTACCTGCGCCGCTTCCGTGCCGGATAAGTTTTTATCTCCGGTTTCGCCGGTATTTCCTTTCTGTGCCAGTCCCGCCGGGAAAAAGCCGCCTGCCCTGCGGTAGAGCATGAGAAGCGTCTTTTCCCCCGCCCGTCCGTCAATGTTGAGCCTCTCCGCCTTCTGAAAGGCACGGATCGCCTCCATGGTGGCGGAGTCGTAGCGGGCGGAAATTGCCCCTCCGTAGTACCCCGCTCCCTTCAAAAGGCCCTGGAGTTGCCCCGCTCCGTCACCGCTGCTCCCCGGTTTCATGCGGGGGGGGATTCCGTGGAAATTCTTCCAGACAATTGAAGCCCGGCCGCTCCAGAGCGCAGCCAGTTCGTTCCTTGAGAGGGCCGTTCGCCCTGCAATGGCCGGTTCGATTATGAATTGACCCTTCTGGCCGGCGGTCAGGGCCACGATCCGCTTGCCTCCACCGGGCAGTGTAATGTGGAGGAGGGCCGGGGTGTCGAGCCGGACCAGATCATCCAGGTCCGTAGAAAGCGAGGTGACGGTCAAGCCTCGCTCCCGTGCGATGGCGCGGAGGTCGGCTGCTGCCGAAGCCGGGGCCATGGGGGGGACCTGCCATGACCGGAAAATGGCGTTGACGGCGGCCATGAGGTTGTCCCTTTCCGGAATGGCTGTTAGCCCGGACAGGGCTTCTGCGGTATTGAGGGGCTGGGTGCCCGTTGCTGCCGGCTCGGAGAGGGGAGGGGGCGCAGCATCCGGTGAAGCGTCGCCTTTGCGTGTCAGAGCATAGGTTCCCGCCCCCAGGGCCGCCACCAGTAAAATAGCGGCAGCGGCTGCAACCGGCCTGGGGATGGCGGGGCGGCGGGGGGCTTCGGTTACATCGGCAATGGCCGAGGCAGCCATGGCGGGAGAAACGTCGTGGGTCTCGGTGGTGTAGGCAATCAGGAGCGCCCGGTCGCAGGCGCCGTTTATGAGCCTTGGAAGCCCCCCTGAAAAAGCGAAGATTTTTTTCACGGCGCCAGTCGAGAAGGTTACCGGTTCCCGGCCTGACGCCGCAACCCTGATCCTGTGCCTGATATAGTTCTGCGTGTCTTCGAACCCCATGGGCTCCAGGTGATAACGGACCGTAATCCGCTGATTGAGCTGGCGAAGTTCCTGCCGGGACAGGAGGGTTCTCAGTTCCGGTTGCCCCACGAGCACGATCTGGATGAGCTTGTCCCGCTCCGTTTCAAGGTTCGAAATGAGCCTGATCTGCTCAAGGACATCGGGGGAGAGGTTCTGGGCCTCGTCGATGACCAGCACCACAGTGCGGCCGGCGCGATTCTCGTCCAGAAGGAAGCGGTTGAGCGCTTCCAGGAGCTCGCTTTTTTCGGTACTGGTGCCGTCGAGCCCGTATTCACGGTTTATCCCCTGCAAAAGGCCCAGGGCGGACATGGTCGGGTTGAAAATCAGGGCGGTCCGGTGAGTTTCCGGGTCAAGCTGATTGAGAAAGGTCCGGATTACGGTGGTCTTGCCGGTGCCCACTTCGCCCGAAAGCTCTATGAAGCCCGCGTGATTGTCGATGCCGTAAAGGAGATGGGCGAACGCCTCCTGGTGGCGGGAGCTCAGGAAGAGGAATGCCGGATTGGGTGTAAGGGCGAAGGGTTGTTCGCTGAAACCGAAATGGTCGCAGTACATGGGGCTCCTTGGTGACCTCTCAGAAGCAAGGTGATGCGAAACAGTCTCTTTGTCGGGATAGTCGTGCGCGGACCTTGGCGGTATCGGGCAGAAGCGGTCAAAGGTGCCGGAAAACTGTATGATTGTAGCGATTTTTCTCTGGATGGGCAACGGGTTTGAGTTTTGTTGCGAAATTGTTTTTGGGAAATGCCGGTATGACCGGAACGATACCGGCCGGGCTGGACGCAAAAAAGCCCCGCCGAAGCGGGGCTTTTGTCGGTGCGCAGTGAGGGGCTGTCCCTAGCGGGAGAAGCTGCGGGGGGTGCTGGGGGTGAAGCCGAGGAAGTCGGCCCAGCCGCGGATGAAGCTTTCCATGAACACGCCGTTCACTGCAGGTTCGGCAGCAATCGTCTCGGCAGGCTTGGCCGCCTTGGCCGGCCGCAGGGCGAGGCTCAGTACCGCGCCGGCAATGAGGAGCGAGCCGGCCAGGGTAAAGGATGTGGTGAAGCTGCCGGTGGAGGTGTTGAGCATTTCGGATACGCGCCCCATCACGAAGCCGCCCACGCCCCAGGCAGTAAAGAGAAGGCCGTAGTTGAGGCCGTAGTTCTTGAGCCCCCAGTAGTCCTTGCTGAAGGAGGGGAAGAGGGAGAGGTTGGCGCCGTAGTTGAAGCCGATGAAGGTGGCCAGAAGCACGATGAGGACGGCATTGGAGTGCCCGGCTCCCACGAGGGGGATCGCGGCGAACATGAGAACGGCCTGGAAAGCGAACACGATGCAGAGGGTTGCCATCCGTCCGATTTTGTCGGAGAGGATGCCGGCCACAACGCGGCCGCCCGCGTTGCCCAGCGCCATGATGGCAACTGCGAGGAACGCCATGGAACCCATGCTCTTCTTGGCGATGCCGGCCACGCTGCCGATTACCATGAGGCCGGCGCCGGCGCCGATGAAGTAGGTGAGCCAGAGTACATAAAATTTGCCGGACTTGAGCATTTCGCCCGCAGTGGCATTTACCGTCGGTTTTGCCGGTGCGGCTTTGGCCGCTGCGTCACCCTTGGGGGCGTCAGCCGGAACATATCCGGCCGGCGGGTTCACCAGGAAGAAGGAAAGGCCGCAGACCACCACTGCGAAGGCGGCGGCCAGCACCAGCATTGATTTTTCGATGCCAATTGTGCCCAGGAGGTAAGTGGATAGGGGGGCGATGTAAACCGGCGCCAGGCCGAAACCTGCCACGACGATTCCGGCGATGAGGCCGGTTTTGCTGGAGGGGAACCACTTGAGCGCCGGAGGGGTGGCCGCCGAATAACCGAAACCGAAGCCTGAACCGGCCAGTATGCCGAAACCGAGTACCCAGGCCAGGTAGCTGTTGCTCTGGGAGAGGATGGTAAAGCCGAGGCCCACGAGAATGCCGCCGATGAGAGCCGTGCGGGCCGGGCCGATCTTGTCCTGGGCCTTGCCGGCAATGATCATCGAGAAGGCGAAAGCGAGGCAGCAGATTGCATAGGGGTCGTTGATGGAGGCCGGGTCCCAGTTGAAAGCTCCGGGGCCACCCGCGTCGATGGACGATTTTATTGCCCCTTTAAAGATACTCCATGCGTAGAGAACTCCCAGGGCCAGGTTGATGCCCGTTCCGGCCAGGGTTACTTGCCATCCCCTGTTCTTGACCGTGTCCGACATGGTTCTACCTCCTTTTATTAACGTTGGCGACATTTAGTCGATTTTCATGCATGTCTCTCTTTCAGCAACTTGCATACCATTGTTATAAAATAGTGTGTTTTTTAAAAAGCTTATACAATTCAATATGTTGTAGCTTGGTTGCGTTTGCGGTTCAGGCGGCGGTTGTCGCGTTTGATTCGCAATAATGCAAAATTTCGTTATACGTTTTAGCCAGCTTTAAGGGGGTCCGAGATGGGAATAGTGTGTTAATTGCAATAAAATCAGCATGTTGGGGTTTTGCTTGGCGCTGTTGCGATGGATTCGCATAAATGCGAGGGGGGGGATTTGCGGCTGCACAAACAAAAAAGGTCCGTTTTGGGCGGACCTTTTTTATTGATAGTAAAATTTTGCTTATCCCACTTCGGCATATTCCCGCTCCCGGAATTCGACACCAAGTGACTCGGCAAGCCTCCGGATGGCAGCAATATCAATTCCCGGCACGGTGACGGCCGAAGCTACCACTTTCGGGATGTGTTTCGTCGCTTCCGAGAGGAACCGGCAGATGCCGTCGAACCCATCCTTTCCGAAAGGGGTGTTGCAGAGCCGGGCGTAGGTCTCGGCATCGGCTGCGTTGAGGCTGACGGAGATGCAGTCTACCAGCCCCGCCAGCTCCGGGAGGATGTTGCGGCCGTACACCAGGTTGGCCTGGCCGTCGGTGTTTATCCGGATGCGAAGCCCCTTCTGCTTGAGACGGGCGGCAATATCCTTGATGAGGTCAAGGCGCAGCATCGGCTCCCCATAGCCGCAGAACACCACTTCGTCCACCGGACCCGGATTTCCGATGGCGGCCATAACCTCGTCCGCATTCGGCTCGTGGTCCAGTTGCAGGTAATGCCCCTTCACGGTGAAATCTTCGAACTTGGCGCAGAAGGAGCAGCGGTTGGAGCAGCGGTTGGTAATGTTCAGGTACAGGGAATTCCTTATCCGGTAGGCGATGCGGGCCGCCTGGTCCTTTTCGCCGATGCCGAAAAGACGCTTTGCGTTGAGTGACGTGATACGACCCACGTCCTCCAGGGTGAGCGCTTTGAGTTCTGCCACCTTCGCTGCGGTGAGACGGACGTATGCCGGTTCGTTGCGCTTCCCCCGGTGGGGAACCGGCGGGAGGTAGGGGCAGTCGGTCTCGACCAGGAGGTGCTCGGTCCTGATGCCGCGTACCACCTCGCGGAGCTGTTCGTTGGATGGATAGGTGACCGTGCCGGGGATGGACAGGTAGAAGCCCATGTCTACGCATTCCCGGGCCATGGCCAGATCCCCGGAGAAACAATGGAGAACGCCCCCCACTTCGGCGGCTTTCTCCTCCCTCATTATTGCCATTACCCTTTCGTGGGCATCCCGGTCATGGACGATTATGGGGAGCGCCAGTTCCCGGGCGAGCCGGATGAAGCGGCGAAAGACCCGTTCCTGCTCGTCGCGTGGGGCCCGGTCCCGGTAGAAGTCGAGGCCGATTTCGCCGATGGCGACCACTTTCGGGTTGTTCCGGGCCAGGTCGCCGATTACCTCGTAACAGCGCTCCGTCACCCTGGATGCGTCGTGGGGATGCACGCCGACGGCGCAGTAAATGTGGTCGTGCTTTTTGGCCAGTTCGCAGGCCGCCTGGCTCGACTCCAGATCGGCGCCGACGGTTACGATGTGGGAGAGCCCCGCATCGGCGGCGCGGGCGAGCATCTCGTCGAAGTCCGCCGCAAAGTCGCGGCCGTCGATATGTGCGTGGGTATCTATGAGAAATCCGTTTGCGTTCATGGATTGATTCCTTTGGTGAAAATGGAATGGAAAAGGCGGCTGAAGCCGCCCCCCCCGGATCTCTTTGCATTGATATAGAACTAACACGAATGCCCCTCGGCTGGCAAGGCGTCAGGCGAGAGTAAAAAAGAACGTCGCACCGCGCCCCGGTTCGGCTTCGCACCAGATTCTTCCCCCATGCCGTTCGATGATTCTCTGGGCTGTCGGAAGGCCGGTGCCGCTCCCTTCAAATTCGTACTCGTTGTGCAGCCGGGAAAATGGCTGAAACAACTTATCGGCGTATGTCATGTCGAATCCCACCCCGTTGTCCCTCACGAACAGGACAGTCTCTCCGGCATGCTCCGTTTTGCCGAACTCGATTGCCGCTTCCGGATTCCCGGCGCTGTATTTCACCGCATTCTCCAGCAGGAGCCGCAGGCAGGTGTCAAGCATGCGGCGATCGCCCTGGACCACCACAGCGGGTGCGATGGTTGTCGTGATCGTCCGTTCTGTACAGTTCTGGAGCAGTTCTTCCAGTATTTGGCCGCAAAGCTCTGACAGGTCTACGGGGTTTCTTTCGATTTCAATGCTTCCCATGCGATACATTACCAGAAGGCTGTCGATGACGTGTCTCAACCGTTGGCTTGCAACTTCGAGCCTGCTTGCCAGGTATACGGTATCGTCATCTGGTCCGCCGGCTTTGACTGCTTCCGCAATTGCCCTGCTGAATCCATCCAGGCGGGCTATGGGCGCCTGGATTTCATGGGATATGGAATAGCAGAAGCTCTCCAGTTCCCGGTTCAGCCGCTCCAGTTCCGCAGTGCGGTCCGCGACCCGCTGCTCAAGGGAGAGATTCAGGTCTTCAAGTTGCTTCTGTTTGACTGCCAGTGCTTCCCGTGATTCCACCGCCCGTGTCCGCGCAACCGCCAGAAGCCAGGTTATCAGCGTCAGGAGGATGCTCAGCACAATGCCCACGATTGCCACATCCCTGACCTTGCCCCTCTTATCCTGATCTTCGAATGGCGGAAGGGCGCGAAATGCCACGGTCCAGGTCTGGCCGGCTATCTGAATACGCCTTACGGCGTGTCGTGTGGGGGCCTTAAGCCTGTCGGAGCGGGTTCCGGCAGAGTCATAGAGCAGCGTTTTCCCGGAGATCTCAGTACCGTCGTATATCTCCAGATCCATCTCGTCGGCATGCCGCCCGAAAAGTCCCGCCATCAGGTCGTTCATGCGAAACGGCGAATAGACCCATCCTATGATTGCCGACCGGCGCGATTCCACGGAATCAAGGGGCTTGCCGGGTGCATAAACGGGAAGATAGATCAGTACGCCCGCCTGTTCCCGGTCGCCATCCTCCTGCACCAGCCTCACCTTGCCGGACAGGGCCACTTTGCCCGTGTCGCGCGCCCGTTCCATGGCAATGCGCCTCACCTTTTCGGAAAACATGTCGTAACCGAAGGCACGCAGGTTGCGGCCGGTGAACGGTTCGAGATAGATAATGGAGCTGTAGGTCTCCCGCACGCCTTCAGGCTTTATCGCGTATCCGGGAAACCCCTCGCCGCGTATTGATTCGGTATGGGATTCTTTCTGCGCCGGCGGGACGATTAGCGAGAATCCGACTCCCTGGATGCCGGGGTAGGTGTCCTCCAGTCCAAGGGCGGAAACATAGTCATGAAACTCGCGGCGCCCCACCGACTCTGAAGCGGAAAACAATCCGCGGGCTCCGCGCAGCACCTGCTCATAGGCCAGCATCCGCTGTTTTATGAGGGAGATATTTTCCTGGACCGAGAAATCGAAATTCAGCTTGAGATCCTGGTCGATAATTTGCTGTTCGTTTTCCCATAGAGAGTAGGTAATGACGAGGCCGAGCCCCAGCACCACCAGCGGGAGCCAATGACCTGCCCGCAGCAGCTTCGAAGCTCTCGCTGCGGGTTTTGTCCCAGGGACTTCGTCCGTCAGGCCCATATCATATCCAGTTCTTCCCCCGGAAAAATTTAAGCATGCCCCCCGCAATTACAAGCATGAGGAAAAGCACGGCTGGGTAACCCCAATGCCAGTTGAGCTCGGGCATGTAGCGGAAATTCATGCCGTAAAGACCCGCGATGAAGGTGAGAGGCATAAACAGTGTGGCGATTATTGTGAGCACCTTCATGACTTCGTTGGTGCGGTTGCTTATGGTGGACAGGTAGATGTCGAGCAGCCCCGAGAGTATGTCGCGGAAGGTTTCCACGGTGTCGATGATCTGCACGGTGTGGTCGTAGACGTCGCGCAGGTAGATGACGGTTTCTTCCCGTACTAGGGAAGACTCGCGCCGCTCGAGGCCGCTGATTACCTCGCGCAGCGGCCAGATGGACTTGCGCAAGAAGATGATCTCCCGCTTGAGGGTGTGGAGCCTGCCTACGGTTTCGCGCGAGGGATTATCCACCAGTTCTTCTTCGAGCCGCTCGATGCGCTCCGCCACGCTTTCGAGAATGGCGAAGTAGTTGTCGACGATGGCATCCATAAGGCTATAGACGAGATAGTCGGCACCCAGGGAACGGATCTTTCCCCGGCTGGTGTGCAGCCGCTCCCGGATCGGGTCGAAGGGGTCTCCCGCAAGCCCCTCCTGGAACGATATGACAAAGTCGGGGCCGAGAATCAGGCTCATCTGCTCGGATGCCACCCCTTCACCGCCGCTTTTAAGGGAGAGCATCCTGAGGACGATGAATAGGTAGTCGCCGTAATCCTCCCGCTTTGGGCGCTGGTCAGTGTTGAGGATGTCTTCCAGAACAAGGGGGTGGAGGCCGTAGCATTCGCCGAGTTTCTGGAGAAGCTCGATGCTGTGGATTCCCTCCACGTTGATCCAGCGGACCCCCGGTTGGCCGCGCATGGTAGCACAGGCCGCCAGGTTATCGGAAGCCTGGTCGGTTATGTTGTTCTCGTCATAGACGATAATGGAGACGCGAGCCGCTTCCCGGTGCCGTTCGCCGATGTGGACGAGGGTGCCTGGGGGAAGCCCCGCCTTCGAAGAGCGTTTCTTGACCAGTTTGTTTCTCACGGAATGCTCCCCAGTTATCGCCGACCGGATCAGAAAGGCTTGAGCTTGATGCCGAACTGGTCCTCCAGGTGGAGATAGTTCCCGTGCACCATTCCTTCCCCGTGGGCGATGGCAACCTTGCGTTTCCGGACGTCCTCGATCCAGCGGGGGTTGCTTGCTTCGGCCCGGCGGTTGGCCACGATGACCAGCTTCGCCTCTTCAGCCTCATCATTGCTCAGGCTGCTGCCAAGGCGTGTGCAGTCGGCCATAATCTGGGACTTCACCAGGGGCGAGATGCTTCCGTTCTGCACCTTGATGTCGAACATGAGAGCCACCCCCCGCTCGGACCAGAGGCCGTACTCGGCGCAGAGGGCCTTGGCGTCCTTGAAGAGCTTGCCGGCGGCATTCACCTGGATATCCTGGAACTCGGTGGTGCGCCCCAGGGCTTTGAGAAGCCCCTTCCATGGCTCGAAGAGGGTAAAGCGCCGCTGGTCCTGGGCCGAGCGTACCCACGCGAGCTGGTCATCCTTGTCGGAGGTGAAGATGGCCTTCAGTTCCGGGAAGTAATCGTGGCAGATGTCTTCCAGAAGGCTCGGGTGTTTTTTCGCCATCTCCTTGAACAGCGGTTGCAGCGACCCCTGGCCCAGGTTCCACTGGAGGGCGCCGAAGCTCAGGCCCTGCCCGTCGAAGTCGCCGGATGCCATGGCGAAGCAATCGGGTATCGGCCTGCCCGTTTCGATGGTACCGGTAAGGGCCAGGCAGCGGTATTCCAGTTTCTGCTTGCAGACTTCCGGCTTCTGGAGCTTTCCGCCGCCGAAGAGCTTTTTCCAGGTATCTTCGCCCACGACCCCGTCCACATCCAGGCCGTTTTGTCGCTGGAACATTTTAACCCCGCTCTCGGTGCCGCCACCAAATATGCCGTCCACATCTCCACTGTAAAGGCCCAGTTCACCCAGTCGTGCCTGGATCTTCCTTACCTCGGGCCCCTTGCTCCCCCTTCTGTATGCGTTAGTCATATATTCCTCCAGCTTGTATTTGAAAATTACGGGTTCAATGACACGGGTTCACGCCGTCCCCTCGGTGACGGTCACCAGCGAAACCGGCAGAGGCTCCGACTCCCACGTTACTTCAGGGAAGAGGGCCTTGTCGAGGCGAAGGTAAGTGCCGTCGACCCCCGCTTCAGCCCACCAGCATTCCTTACCCCTCAGGGGGACATCCTTGAATAGGTATAGTTGACTGTCCTTGTCTCGAGCTACGTACATGGCAACGTTCCTTTCGGGGTGCAATGATTGAATGCAGAAAGTTTACTGTCGGCTTCAGGTTTGTCAAAAAGGGTGCCTCGTCAGGGTAAGGAGGTGATGCAAATAAATGAAAACCTCATCTGCTGCCTTCGGCTTCTGTTGCTTGGAGTTTACTCTTTTGTGGCAGGGTGGGTGTAAGGTTTTTTTAACTGCTTGTCGATTTGCCTTACATTATTCTGCGGCGCAGCGTGGCGGGTTCTAATGATATCAGAATGATAGCGGTGGCATTTTTTGTGCATTTTCATGTGAAAATTCTGTGATTTGTATTGGAGGTTAACAGGTCTTTGAAAAACACGTAGTATTTACGCCACTTTGATTCAGTTTTATGTTATGATGCTGCGCATATCTTCTTGATATTACAGGAGAAACGGTATGCGCGGTTTTGAGCAGCAGTCTGATGCATTGTTCGTCTACATCTCGCCGGAATCCTTTGTGCCGAAGGATCATCCCTTGCGGCCAATCCGGCAGATGGTTGATGCGGCCCTTGATGATCTGTCATCGGTTTTTTGCCAGATGTACTCCCATACCGGCCGGCCATCGATTCCGCCAGAACAGCTGCTCAAGGCCATGCTGCTACAGGTGCTGTACTCGATTCCCAGCAACGTCAAGCTGGTGGAACAGATTCACTTCAGTCTCCTGTTCCGCTGGTTCCTCGGCCTTGGCTTGGATGAGCCAGTCTGGGATCACTCCAGTTTCAGCAAGAACCAGGAACGCCTAATCGAAACCGATGTTGCCGCACAGTTCCTGGCGGCCATCCTTGAACAGGCCAAGGACAAGAAATTGCTGTCAAAGGATCACTTCAGCGTTGACGGGACATTGATCCAGGCATGGGCATCCATCAAGAGCTTCAAGCCAAGAGATGACGATCAGGAGCCGCCAGCAGGGAAAAACCCGACCCGTGATTTCCGGGGTGAAAAGCTGGTCAACGACACCCATGTCTCGACCACTGACCCGCAAGCCCGACTGTATCGCAAGAGCAGCACCCATGAGGCCAAGCTGTCGTTTGCTGCCCATGTTTTGACCGAAAACAAAAACGGACTGGTCATGGTCAGCACCGTTACCGAAGCCGATGGCTTTGCCGAACGGGCTGCCGCAAAAAAGATGCTCAGCAACGTTGCCAACGGCAAGCGGCGTATCACGGTGGCTGCCGACAAGAACTACGACACCAAGGGGTTCGTCAAGGCTGCCCGCACTATGAAGGTGACACCCCATGTGGCCCAGAATACAGAACGCAAAGGTGGCTCAGCCATTGACGGACGGACCACCCGGCACAGCGGGTATGCCTTGAGCCAGAGATTCCGCAAGCGC
The nucleotide sequence above comes from Geobacter benzoatilyticus. Encoded proteins:
- a CDS encoding AAA family ATPase, which encodes MYCDHFGFSEQPFALTPNPAFLFLSSRHQEAFAHLLYGIDNHAGFIELSGEVGTGKTTVIRTFLNQLDPETHRTALIFNPTMSALGLLQGINREYGLDGTSTEKSELLEALNRFLLDENRAGRTVVLVIDEAQNLSPDVLEQIRLISNLETERDKLIQIVLVGQPELRTLLSRQELRQLNQRITVRYHLEPMGFEDTQNYIRHRIRVAASGREPVTFSTGAVKKIFAFSGGLPRLINGACDRALLIAYTTETHDVSPAMAASAIADVTEAPRRPAIPRPVAAAAAILLVAALGAGTYALTRKGDASPDAAPPPLSEPAATGTQPLNTAEALSGLTAIPERDNLMAAVNAIFRSWQVPPMAPASAAADLRAIARERGLTVTSLSTDLDDLVRLDTPALLHITLPGGGKRIVALTAGQKGQFIIEPAIAGRTALSRNELAALWSGRASIVWKNFHGIPPRMKPGSSGDGAGQLQGLLKGAGYYGGAISARYDSATMEAIRAFQKAERLNIDGRAGEKTLLMLYRRAGGFFPAGLAQKGNTGETGDKNLSGTEAAQVPMNEEHNR
- a CDS encoding TatD family hydrolase, which gives rise to MNANGFLIDTHAHIDGRDFAADFDEMLARAADAGLSHIVTVGADLESSQAACELAKKHDHIYCAVGVHPHDASRVTERCYEVIGDLARNNPKVVAIGEIGLDFYRDRAPRDEQERVFRRFIRLARELALPIIVHDRDAHERVMAIMREEKAAEVGGVLHCFSGDLAMARECVDMGFYLSIPGTVTYPSNEQLREVVRGIRTEHLLVETDCPYLPPVPHRGKRNEPAYVRLTAAKVAELKALTLEDVGRITSLNAKRLFGIGEKDQAARIAYRIRNSLYLNITNRCSNRCSFCAKFEDFTVKGHYLQLDHEPNADEVMAAIGNPGPVDEVVFCGYGEPMLRLDLIKDIAARLKQKGLRIRINTDGQANLVYGRNILPELAGLVDCISVSLNAADAETYARLCNTPFGKDGFDGICRFLSEATKHIPKVVASAVTVPGIDIAAIRRLAESLGVEFREREYAEVG
- the corA gene encoding magnesium/cobalt transporter CorA: MRNKLVKKRSSKAGLPPGTLVHIGERHREAARVSIIVYDENNITDQASDNLAACATMRGQPGVRWINVEGIHSIELLQKLGECYGLHPLVLEDILNTDQRPKREDYGDYLFIVLRMLSLKSGGEGVASEQMSLILGPDFVISFQEGLAGDPFDPIRERLHTSRGKIRSLGADYLVYSLMDAIVDNYFAILESVAERIERLEEELVDNPSRETVGRLHTLKREIIFLRKSIWPLREVISGLERRESSLVREETVIYLRDVYDHTVQIIDTVETFRDILSGLLDIYLSTISNRTNEVMKVLTIIATLFMPLTFIAGLYGMNFRYMPELNWHWGYPAVLFLMLVIAGGMLKFFRGKNWI
- a CDS encoding carboxypeptidase-like regulatory domain-containing protein; translation: MMKIRLLTAILCMFAASVAVAAGPVPTGTVSGKFLGEGKVPLSKGSVVLFRRGSGPPPAPDRYWLVPDHVETMDDDGRFTVTVEEGTYFLAAIKRNDHLEIGPPRAGELFLIAADDKGKLLTFDVKGNGAVNVGTIGGARPISKETGMMRPGATAIEGRLVDGEGKPVEGAVVFAFTSQEMQGKPLYVSERSDSYGKYLLRVAEGGKYYLRVRSAYGGGAPDEGSIFATLGGDVPAAVSVTSGEVLKDVAIPVGRFERPIKGKGKR
- a CDS encoding CHASE domain-containing protein; translated protein: MGLTDEVPGTKPAARASKLLRAGHWLPLVVLGLGLVITYSLWENEQQIIDQDLKLNFDFSVQENISLIKQRMLAYEQVLRGARGLFSASESVGRREFHDYVSALGLEDTYPGIQGVGFSLIVPPAQKESHTESIRGEGFPGYAIKPEGVRETYSSIIYLEPFTGRNLRAFGYDMFSEKVRRIAMERARDTGKVALSGKVRLVQEDGDREQAGVLIYLPVYAPGKPLDSVESRRSAIIGWVYSPFRMNDLMAGLFGRHADEMDLEIYDGTEISGKTLLYDSAGTRSDRLKAPTRHAVRRIQIAGQTWTVAFRALPPFEDQDKRGKVRDVAIVGIVLSILLTLITWLLAVARTRAVESREALAVKQKQLEDLNLSLEQRVADRTAELERLNRELESFCYSISHEIQAPIARLDGFSRAIAEAVKAGGPDDDTVYLASRLEVASQRLRHVIDSLLVMYRMGSIEIERNPVDLSELCGQILEELLQNCTERTITTTIAPAVVVQGDRRMLDTCLRLLLENAVKYSAGNPEAAIEFGKTEHAGETVLFVRDNGVGFDMTYADKLFQPFSRLHNEYEFEGSGTGLPTAQRIIERHGGRIWCEAEPGRGATFFFTLA
- a CDS encoding L-lactate MFS transporter, encoding MSDTVKNRGWQVTLAGTGINLALGVLYAWSIFKGAIKSSIDAGGPGAFNWDPASINDPYAICCLAFAFSMIIAGKAQDKIGPARTALIGGILVGLGFTILSQSNSYLAWVLGFGILAGSGFGFGYSAATPPALKWFPSSKTGLIAGIVVAGFGLAPVYIAPLSTYLLGTIGIEKSMLVLAAAFAVVVCGLSFFLVNPPAGYVPADAPKGDAAAKAAPAKPTVNATAGEMLKSGKFYVLWLTYFIGAGAGLMVIGSVAGIAKKSMGSMAFLAVAIMALGNAGGRVVAGILSDKIGRMATLCIVFAFQAVLMFAAIPLVGAGHSNAVLIVLLATFIGFNYGANLSLFPSFSKDYWGLKNYGLNYGLLFTAWGVGGFVMGRVSEMLNTSTGSFTTSFTLAGSLLIAGAVLSLALRPAKAAKPAETIAAEPAVNGVFMESFIRGWADFLGFTPSTPRSFSR
- a CDS encoding peptidoglycan-binding domain-containing protein, translated to MTNAYRRGSKGPEVRKIQARLGELGLYSGDVDGIFGGGTESGVKMFQRQNGLDVDGVVGEDTWKKLFGGGKLQKPEVCKQKLEYRCLALTGTIETGRPIPDCFAMASGDFDGQGLSFGALQWNLGQGSLQPLFKEMAKKHPSLLEDICHDYFPELKAIFTSDKDDQLAWVRSAQDQRRFTLFEPWKGLLKALGRTTEFQDIQVNAAGKLFKDAKALCAEYGLWSERGVALMFDIKVQNGSISPLVKSQIMADCTRLGSSLSNDEAEEAKLVIVANRRAEASNPRWIEDVRKRKVAIAHGEGMVHGNYLHLEDQFGIKLKPF